One window of the Zea mays cultivar B73 chromosome 3, Zm-B73-REFERENCE-NAM-5.0, whole genome shotgun sequence genome contains the following:
- the LOC103650772 gene encoding uncharacterized protein isoform X1 yields the protein MHVESGWDSADLRPISWPSFTIVVHDSAVLMLWPKGVHVVATFYHRGVHELVQPLSARVTDGQRYRPMKVDGAPKWMVIQYHGAATCLPGVQPSVSTGAVVELLLLSAASAAMVGMKIVDVGIDSGANRVQLAGKLKISKTDQFDSDAYVQSKCCAMDEKEVRHLCSYLQDLKKTSAEVMRRSVRANYVVFIKTSKEISDLEGKLLSVRNLPSTQSALIHGLSEGVQIDSLVTGPEGSVEQDISGAEDQKPSKIWKWSTEFPNMPDVLLAERRVDEALDRSLAVSTIIFANFHASIVWGYSGRVVPYHWFKSMFGWTYLKIGVDQLVRQCPVFEQTQEEQQFPVGSLHPSYLSGYCFNSLYRYASETNRLGATDRDGVLVDAYAL from the coding sequence ATGCATGTTGAGTCTGGGTGGGACAGTGCTGATTTACGTCCAATTTCGTGGCCGTCTTTCACCATAGTAGTTCATGATTCAGCAGTGCTCATGTTATGGCCGAAAGGAGTGCATGTTGTTGCTACATTCTATCATCGAGGAGTTCACGAGTTGGTGCAACCTTTGTCAGCCCGAGTAACTGATGGACAACGCTATAGGCCTATGAAGGTGGATGGGGCTCCCAAATGGATGGTGATTCAATACCATGGTGCAGCTACCTGTTTACCCGGCGTTCAACCTTCTGTTTCCACAGGAGCGGTAGTGGAGCTGTTGTTGCTCTCGGCTGCAAGTGCTGCTATGGTCGGAATGAAGATTGTTGATGTTGGAATTGATAGTGGTGCTAACAGGGTGCAGCTCGCGGGCAAGCTCAAGATATCCAAGACCGACCAGTTTGACTCCGACGCCTACGTGCAGTCCAAGTGCTGCGCCATGGATGAGAAGGAAGTAAGGCACCTGTGTTCTTACCTGCAAGATCTAAAGAAGACTTCTGCTGAAGTGATGCGCAGAAGTGTTCGTGCAAATTATGTTGTATTCATCAAAACATCAAAGGAGATATCAGACCTTGAAGGGAAGCTACTGTCAGTTAGAAATTTGCCAAGTACACAGTCGGCATTAATCCATGGTCTATCCGAAGGGGTTCAGATAGATTCATTGGTCACAGGGCCTGAAGGTTCTGTTGAACAAGACATATCCGGTGCTGAAGATCAGAAGCCATCAAAAATATGGAAATGGTCCACAGAGTTCCCGAACATGCCTGATGTTCTGCTAGCCGAAAGAAGAGTGGATGAAGCACTAGACAGAAGTTTAGCAGTCAGTACTATAATATTTGCAAACTTTCATGCTTCCATTGTTTGGGGGTACTCTGGACGGGTTGTTCCTTATCACTGGTTCAAGAGCATGTTTGGGTGGACATATCTGAAAATCGGTGTTGATCAGTTGGTGCGGCAGTGTCCAGTTTTTGAACAAACTCAAGAAGAGCAGCAGTTTCCTGTTGGGTCATTGCATCCGTCTTACTTGAGTGGTTACTGCTTTAACTCATTGTATCGGTATGCGAGTGAAACCAACAGACTGGGTGCAACAGACAGAGACGGTGTACTTGTTGACGCTTATGCTCTCTAG
- the LOC103650772 gene encoding uncharacterized protein isoform X2 gives MAAATPQHDDERVFKVWPIFDEECIFDGEPIYDEDPNGLITESVDVFGSSGAPMYDDVFATSACSGVSSPSYDEDLLGVFGIFVPDCEQFDDKRTVQTRFDTAPCMESEETRQSLLVVNHFLNHTIAQALVADGADHCFGEELCFSEELDTDQTTEFQYCDGNHVGAEIRAHRTEACEGWDICQVVDHNVDAAPVADSFLALSPANKLRFDMPDGMQGGLIASNHLQGKVALDLPISKHVFDGASIDGKPCLRAHTLRSIAEEAQALEATFPIFHAQTLNVLCGTIPSYCFTIALIAVDGHFNL, from the coding sequence ATGGCCGCCGCCACGCCACAGCACGACGACGAACGCGTCTTCAAGGTGTGGCCTATCTTCGACGAGGAATGCATCTTCGATGGAGAGCCTATTTACGACGAGGATCCCAACGGTCTCATCACTGAGAGCGTCGACGTGTTTGGCTCTTCGGGTGCCCCGATGTACGACGACGTCTTCGCCACAAGCGCCTGCTCCGGGGTGTCTTCTCCTTCCTACGATGAAGACCTACTCGGCGTGTTCGGGATTTTCGTTCCCGACTGCGAGCAGTTCGACGACAAGCGGACGGTCCAAACCCGCTTCGACACCGCGCCGTGCATGGAGTCGGAGGAGACTCGCCAGTCTCTCCTTGTCGTCAACCACTTCCTCAACCACACCATCGCCCAGGCCCTCGTCGCTGACGGCGCCGACCACTGTTTTGGCGAGGAGCTCTGCTTCAGCGAGGAGCTCGACACCGATCAGACCACGGAATTCCAGTACTGCGACGGCAACCACGTCGGAGCCGAGATCCGTGCACACAGGACCGAGGCGTGCGAGGGTTGGGACATCTGTCAGGTGGTCGACCACAACGTGGACGCTGCACCGGTGGCCGACAGCTTCCTCGCGCTCTCACCTGCGAACAAACTCCGCTTCGACATGCCCGATGGGATGCAGGGTGGCTTAATCGCTTCCAATCACCTCCAGGGAAAAGTGGCGCTCGACCTCCCCATCAGCAAGCATGTTTTCGATGGCGCCAGCATCGACGGGAAACCGTGCTTGCGGGCACACACGCTGAGGAGCATCGCGGAGGAAGCGCAAGCGCTGGAGGCAACGTTTCCCATATTCCACGCCCAGACACTCAACGTGCTCTGCGGCACCATCCCGAGCTACTGTTTCACCATCGCGCTCATCGCCGTCGACGGCCACTTCAACCTCTAG